Proteins co-encoded in one Mercenaria mercenaria strain notata unplaced genomic scaffold, MADL_Memer_1 contig_1234, whole genome shotgun sequence genomic window:
- the LOC128551533 gene encoding carbohydrate sulfotransferase 15-like, whose protein sequence is MWNTLTGSNTRKRTVFLISVTICIFVIYAQWSKAFGIFSNSKGNSKPDNVNLFSEKLRAAANNQLTSVKNVSDKRTSLPTLQDSNFELKEINSFDITTLTNVTNATEIEQVNKTLTLLSRQVGSDSVIDWSKFQHISFRQKPKQNMSDLPYFLRFEKAAYDIMNMEPITFDPAFKNPCWRGGDSFTSLNDGSLHCLPYFYIIGVKKSGTTDLYVRMKRHAEFCEPFRKGSQWFPRLRFGTDVTSRINNYVLSIIQRGFDPRKVEFFISLFDKPALCISRSLSTRRGKDPLRYKMVTAEASPSTFHMHTNWERLPGNENLNDPRYTNFQYIKHITPNVKIIILFRDPTTRLYSDFLHTTRVWYGRYSPYVFHRDVIQLIEAYKSCFRRFSQRSCVYNNTLKQELRSKGVILAESFNAGFYAVYMKELLAVFGKAQLFPILMTDYITKMEKTLRNAFSFLDMSSVSSRTMRRMLKIGPQNVSNKKKAGIMLVETRDMLYEFYRPYNEDMVTLMNDTQYLFPKP, encoded by the exons ATGTGGAATACTTTAACAGGAAGTAACACAAGAAAACGAACGGTATTTTTAATTTCCGTAACAATATGCATATTTGTGATATATGCACAATGGAGTAAAGCCTTTGGTATATTTTCTAATTCAAAAGGAAATTCCAAACCCGACAATGTAAATCTTTTTTCAGAGAAGCTACGTGCAGCAGCTAACAATCAATTGACCTCCGTAAAGAATGTTTCAGATAAAAGAACCTCACTCCCAACATTACAAGACTCAAACTTTGAACTTAAAGAAATTAACAGTTTTGACATCACGACTTTAACAAATGTGACAAATGCTACAGAAATAGAACAAGTCAATAAGACGCTCACACTCCTTTCAAGACAAGTTGGCTCTGACAGTGTAATTGATTGGAGCAAGTTCCAGCATATTTCGTTCAGACAGAAACCAAAGCAAAACATGTCAGATTTACCATATTTTCTGAGGTTTGAAAAGGCTGCCTATGATATCATGAACATG GAACCAATAACATTTGATCCGGCTTTCAAGAACCCGTGTTGGAGAGGTGGAGACAGTTTCACATCTCTAAACGATGGAAGCCTACACTGTTTGCCTTATTTTTATATCATTG GTGTAAAAAAAAGCGGTACCACAGATTTGTACGTAAGAATGAAGAGACATGCGGAATTCTGCGAGCCTTTTCGGAAAGGGTCACAGTGGTTTCCAAGGTTGAGATTCGGCACCGATGTTACTTCTCGTATCAACAACTACGTGCTGT CCATAATACAAAGAGGCTTTGATCCAAGGAAAGTAGAATTCTTTATCTCGCTGTTTGACAAACCAGCCTTGTGTATATCACGGAGTCTATCAACACGAAGAGGCAAGGATCCTCTTCGTTATAAAATGGTAACAG CTGAAGCTAGTCCATCGACATTTCATATGCATACAAACTGGGAGCGGTTACCAGGCAACGAGAACTTAAACGATCCGCGTTATACAAACTTTCAGTACATCAAACACATTACACCCAACGTTAAAATTATCATCTTGTTTAGAGATCCCACAACAAG aCTTTATTCTGACTTCTTGCACACCACCAGGGTATGGTATGGTAGGTATTCACCTTACGTGTTTCACAGAGATGTTATACAGTTGATAGAGGCTTATAAAAGTTGTTTCCGCCGCTTTTCGCAGAGGAGTTGTGTATATAATAATACCCTAAAACAGGAGCTCCGTTCG AAAGGTGTGATACTGGCTGAAAGTTTTAATGCCGGATTTTATGCCGTGTATATGAAGGAGTTGTTAGCTGTGTTTGGAAAAGCTCAGCTTTTTCCAATTTTAATGACTGATTATATTACAAAGATGGAGAAGACACTACGAAATGCATTCAGCTTTCTTGACATGT CCTCTGTGAGCTCAAGAACAATGCGAAGAATGTTAAAAATTGGTCcgcaaaatgtttcaaataagaAAAAGGCTGGAATAATGCTAGTCGAGACCAGAGATATGCTTTATGAATTTTATAGACCTTACAACGAAGATATGGTTACGCTTATGAACGACACCCAATATTTGTTTCCAAAGCCCTAG